CGGCATCAGATCCAGCAAGGTGGGCACGTTGCGTCCGAGCCTGTCCCAATCGTCAAGCGTGATGTCGACGCCGACGCGGCCGGCAATGGCAAGCAGATGAATGACGCCGTTGGTCGAGCCGCCCACGGCGCCACACACACGAATGGCGTTCTCGAACGCCTCTCGCGTCAGGAGGTGCGAGAGGCGCTGATCCTCGCGCACCATCTCGACGATCCGGCGGCCCGCCAGATGCGCCAGCACCGCGCGGCGCGAATCCACGGCTGGAATCGCGGCACTGTGTGGCAGCGTCAACCCGAGCGCCTCGACGATCGAGGCCATCGTCGAAGCCGTGCCCATGACCATGCAGGTGCCTGTCGAGCGCGACATGCCGGTCTGCGCGTCCATGAAACCCTCGAGGCTCATCGTGCCTGCCTTGACCTCCTCGCTGAAGCGCCATACATCGGTGCCGGATCCGATATCCCGGCCGCAGTACTTCCCATTCAGCATCGGGCCGCCCGACACGACAATGGCCGGAACGTCGCAGCTTGCGGCTCCCATGACCAGCGCTGGTGTCGTCTTGTCGCAGCCGCACATCAGCACCACGCCGTCGATGGGGTTGGCGCGGATGGACTCCTCGACGTCCATGCTGACGAGGTTGCGGAACAACATGGCCGTCGGCCGCATGTTGGTCTCGCCGGTCGATGTCACGGGGAACTCGACGGGAAACCCGCCCGCTTCCCAGATGCCGCGCTTGACGCGATCCGCGAGATCGCGGAAGTGCGCGTTGCACGGCGTGAGCTCCGACCAGGTGTTACAGATGCCAATAACAGGGCGCCCGTCGAGCACGTCGGTCGGCCAGCCGCGCATCCAACTCCGGTGCACGAACCCATCCTTGTCGCGCTTGCCAAACCACGCGGCCGACCGATACTTCTGTTTGTCGTCGTCGTTCATGATCTTCCGAAATTCCTAGGGCGGCGCGTTCGGCGAACGCGCCCTACCATCGTGGTCGGACGCGCCGCCGAGGCGCGCATCGTGGTAGGGACGCCTCGCCGAGGCGTCCGTTTTCGCTGTTGAGGCCGATCTTACGTGGCCTTGGCCGTTGTCCCGTCCCACGCAATCGTCTTGCCCTCGCGGATTGCGAGGACGGCGAGCAGACAGGGCAGCGTGGAGTTGAATCCGATCTCCATGTCGCATACCGGCTTCTGCCGCGATTTCACGCAGTCGAGGAAGTTACGAACGTGCCGACCGGTTGCGGAGCCGAACTGCGAGTCCGCGACCTCGGACATCCCCGATGGGTCCTGGAACTTCTTTGGCTCGAGTGGTGGCGGCGGCTCCGGGGCATCCGGCGGCCGACGGCGATCATCGCGTGGGAACGGCTTGACCTCGTAGCCAAGGCGGTTGACGAGGAGCACGCCGCGATCGCCAAAGAAGTAGTTGCCGTAGAGCTCCCGCGCGTCTTCTTCCCCCGGCACGACGGCATTCGAGAGCGTTGCCACGAACTGGTCGTACTGCCAGGTGACCGAGAAGGTGTCGGGGGCCCGCTCCGGGTCGCGGCGGCTCCGCACGTACTGCGCCGACGCGCTCGCGAGCAAAGGCGTCTTCGTATCTCCCTGCATGTACCAGTTCATCACATCCACCAGGTGGACGCCCCAGTCGGTGACCGAACCGCCGCCGTAATCGTAGTACCCACGCCATCCTCGCTGCCGGCTGGGGACGTAGGGCTTTCGCTCGGCGGGCCCCTGGAACATCTCCCAGTTCAGATCCGCCGGAGGGTCTTGTGGCGTCTCAGGCGGCTGCGTGCGCCGGCCTCCGCCACCGCCCGGCGGGCTCATCACGCAGTGAGTGATGAGCGAGCCGAAATAGCCGTCCCGCGTGAGCTTTGCCGCCTCTTGGAAATGGTGCCAACTTCGCTGCTGCAGCCCCACCTGCACGATCCGATTGTGCTGGCGCGCGGCCTCGACCATCTTCAAGGCCGGCTCGATGGCGTTGGAGACCGGCTTCTCGACGTAGATGTCCTTGCCCGCGTCACACGCGTCGACGGTCATCGGACTGTGCCAATGATCCGGCGTTGCGATGAGCACCACATCGATATCCTTCCGATCGAGCAGGCGTCGATAGTCTTCGACCATGTCCACCTTGGTGCCGCTTTGTGCCGCGTTCAGCTTGGCGGCGGTCTCCTCGAGCTTGGTCTTGGCGACGTCGCAGGCGGCCACGAACACGCTGTCTTTGTGTGGTAGCCAATCGTTCATCACCTGGTTGCCCCGACTGCCGCAGCCGATGATGCCTACTCGAATCAGATCGCTCGCGCCGGCACCCTGCGGCGTGCGGCCGAACATGGCTCGCGTCTGTGCTGCCGCCGCCCCGGCAACGGCCGCCTGCAAGAACCCGCGTCTGTTGATCATGGCGATGTCCTTTCCGGGCCCACCTTGGGATGCGATTCCGTGCTGCCCTCGGTGAGGCCGAGTGCCCACTTGATAGCCTCGAAGTACATGGTGGTCACGTCGGGATCGGTCCAGCTCTCGTTGGTGTGGCCGAGCGTGGAGTAGAACACACGGCCCTTGCCGTACATCTTCGACCACGCCACGGCAAAGTCGCGGTCCGTGCGGCGGATCCGTGGGTTGTTCTCGTAATCGAGCTTTGTCTCGTCGAGCCGCAGCAGCACGTTCACCTCGTCGCGCGACCACTGCTTCGCCTGGTAGATCTCATCGCGCTTGGTGAAGGCCTTGGGGAAGTGCCTCACGGCCGGGAACGTGGGGTCCTCGAGGAGGATCGGTGCGTCAAAGGTGTTCCACGGATGCGCGTCGAACCAGCCCCCGATCATCTCCGCGTACTCGGGCCAGTCGTAGTTTGCATCCAGCGCGGCATGGACACCGACGAACGCCTTTCCATCATCGTGGACGAACGAGAGCAAGTCCTGCTTCTGACTGTCGCTGAGCTCCATCCGGCCGGTGGTGTTCACGAACACGAGCGCATCGAAGTCGTCGAGATTCTTCCCGTTGGCGCCGACCTTGCCCTTGGTGATCCACTCGTAGTCGGTACGGAGATACGCCTGCCACATGCCCGTGTCTTTACCCATGTTGCGAATGGTGACCATGCCATCCGAGATCGAGTCGTGCTGGAAGCCCGTGGCGGCACCGAGCACCAAGATGGTCTTCTCGAACGGGGGCAACGACGGAGGGCCTTGCGGTCCTCTCCGGCGAGGGCCACGCTCGGCGTCCGGCGGCGGCTGTCCGGTTGGTGCTTGCTCCGGCGGTTGCTGATCCGCGCTGCCCGCCACGTGGACGGGCGCCACACAGATTGCAAGGAGCACGACGAATGCTGCGTTGTGAAGTCGCTTCATGTTGCCTTCCCCTTTGCTCCTTCCCTTTTTATCCCTTGACCCCTTGACCCCTTGACCCCTTGACCCCTTGACCCCTTGACCCCTTGACCCCTTCCACCGTCACAGCTCTTTGACCGCGATGGCACGCCAGCGCCAGAAGCCGCCATCGACCCAGCGTGGCGTCTCTTCATCGCTGTAGTGCATTTGAATGGCGATCATGCCGTCGGTCGCACCACCCGCAGCATGATTGGCCGTGTCGGTGAAGTCGGTCACCAACTGGTCGTTGATCCAGACGGTGATGTGAGGGACGTCGCCTTCGATCCGGGCGCGAATGGAATTCCAGGCTTCCCGCTTCCACGCCTTCTGCCACGTCTCGTTGCGCTCGCGCATTCGTTCCTGCCGTTCCTCAGGGCTCAGGCTCGCCAGGTCACCGCCGCTACTGACGCCTTTCAGGCGCTCGCCGTAGATGCCGCCCATGTTTCCACCGGGCAGATAGTCCAGCATCACCTGATACGCCTCGCCCGCCTCGCTCGAGCGCAGGAACAAGCCACTGTCACAGCCCCAGTCTGGCTTGACCTCCATATACACTTCGAAGTTCTTGTACTTCTTGTCGGTCAGCAGGATGCCGCCCTTTCCGCCCGGATTCTGGCTGCCGACGATCAGGCCATGCAGGATGCGAAACTCCGGCGTCGTCCCATGATGATTCGTCTTGCTGACGTGCCACCCTGTGAGGTCCTTCCCGTTGAAGATGGGCGTGAACCCTTCAGGGATCGTGGGGCCTTTGTCAGGCGCGATGTCGGCTCCAGCATCGCTGCGATCAGGCGATGCCGAACGTTGGGCGGCGCCTACAGACACCGCGGCGGCCGCGAGCAGGATCGCACCGATGAGTGGGATTCTGGTACTCCTCATAAGACTCTTTCAACCTCCTGACGGTTACTGCACGCGCTCGCTTGCCCGTTCCAACGGCGTGTGCGCGTCGGCGCGGCCAGACTGCGCGGAACGGACACGGGTGACGGTGTAGATGTCATCTGATTCTTAGCAGCTCCTCTTCGGTCCAGGGGCGTGTCCGATCTGCTGACAACGCCCGCACCTGCTTCACGAGGGCCGGATCTACCGGTGAGGCGGTTTGTCCCCACGCACGCCGTACGTAGGTCAGCGCCGCGGCGATCTGCTCGTTGGAGAGAGACTCCAACGGCGGCATCATCTCTTGACCCTCTTTGCCGTTGAGGACGATCCGTATGGCGTGGCCTGGCTCACCGACGGCCCATCTCGATCCGACGAGTGTCGGGGCCACGTTCGGCAGCCCACGCCCGTCCGTCTGATGGCATGCCACGCAGAGATTCTCGTAGACCTCCCGGCCGGCTGCAAATCGCTCTTCTTCTTCGGCGGTGAGCGGCGCCTTCTTGGGAGATCTCGACCCGCCAGACGCGTTGGCTGTGGGGTTGGGCTTGCCGGGCCAGTCCAATCGCGCGGCAACGCGCGCCGCCAGCTCACTGAGGCCGCCGCGACCGGCCGCCGCCAACCTGACGAGCGCGTCCGGCTTGTGCGCTAGAGCCATGGCCGGTGCTGTTCTTCCCCGACCGCGGCCACCACCGCTAGGAGCGCTGCCTGGCGCGCCGCCCGGGAGCGCGGCTTCCACACCGCGGAGGAGCGCCTCGGACTGCCACGAAGCGCGTCCAGTCTGCCCTGCCCACTGGAAGATACGCTCAATCGCCGCAGGCTCGCCCTCCCGCATGAGCGCACCGGCAAGCATTGCCACCGCGTCATCGAGCTCGTCGGTTGATTCGAGCAGCGTCTCGAGGACGGCGGCTTCACGCCCCTGTAGGCCGCTGATGGCCGCATCCACGGCCACCGGATCGTCGCCGAAGCGCTCGAGCACCGTGATCAGGGACTTCTCTCGCATGGGCTCCGGCAGCGCGCCAAGCGACGCGGCCAACTGCCGCCGAACGGCGTTGTCGGTATCGTCGAGACGCTCGAGGACGGCGGCTTGCAGCGGGTGATCCGGTTCACCGAGCCAACGTTCAGCGAGCCGGATCGCCGAGGCGCGGACATATGGCGATCGGTCGGTCAACGCTCGCGCGACCGTCGTCTCGTCCATGGCGCCAAGCCCGTCCACGGTCCACAAGGCGTGCAAGCGCGTACGGTGATCCGTCGCGCTCGAGGCGTGCCGCTTCAGGGGCGGCACCACTGACGTCTCGCCCCGTTCCACCAGCAGGCGCTGCGCTGTGTCGCGCCACCAGCCGTTGGGATGCGACAGCAACGCCACGAGCTCTGACGGCGTGGCCTTCGACAGCGCCGGCTTCCGATCACGCCGCGTCGACTCGTGGACGACGCGGTAGATGCGGCCAAGACCGAGGGGGACGTCGAGCTTCCGAGTCTTGATGTAGTTCCGGAGGTACTCCGTTTGGTACTGCCCTTCCTGAATGATCCCTCGATACATATCAACGACATACAACGTGCCGTCGGCGGCCGCGAGCAGGTTCACCGGGCGGAAGCGCTCGTCGGTCGAGGCGAGAAACTCCCCGCGCTCGTACGCGTTCTTGGCGCGGAGGTTCCCCTCTTCCTCGACCAGGACGAGCCGATGCACGAGGTTGCCAGCCGGCTCGGTCACGAAGAGATTGCCCTGAAGCTCGGTCGGAAGACGGTCACCGCGGTAGACCGTTGGCGTGCCTGCCGAGACGTAGGTTCTCAGCGTTCCATCCGGCCGCAGCGTCCCTTCTCGGTATCCTCGGTTGACGCCACGGGTCGGCCGCACCGGCCAGATGGTCATCTCTTCGGGATCCATCAGGAGCTCGTAGCTGCCACGCGTTCGCACGAGATTAGGATTTCGCGCGTAGTAGCGCCCTGGCAACAGGTCGACGAAGGCGGGCTGCTCGTTCCAATTGCGGTAGACGCGGCCCACGTCATCCATCGTGAGGCTCCACTGTCCGCGCCTCACGGTCGGGTGGTGTTCCAGCTTGCCTCGCTCGAACCGAAAGTGACCGTCGTGCTCGGATGTGTAGATCCAGTTGTCGAGGCCCCACAACAGGCCGTTCGCATTGTGCTCTGGGTTGCCTTCGTATCGCCCGAAGTCGTCACGGACGAGCTCCTTGCTATCGGCACGGAGATCACCATCCGTGTCGCGGGCCA
The sequence above is a segment of the Luteitalea sp. genome. Coding sequences within it:
- a CDS encoding DUF1080 domain-containing protein; its protein translation is MRSTRIPLIGAILLAAAAVSVGAAQRSASPDRSDAGADIAPDKGPTIPEGFTPIFNGKDLTGWHVSKTNHHGTTPEFRILHGLIVGSQNPGGKGGILLTDKKYKNFEVYMEVKPDWGCDSGLFLRSSEAGEAYQVMLDYLPGGNMGGIYGERLKGVSSGGDLASLSPEERQERMRERNETWQKAWKREAWNSIRARIEGDVPHITVWINDQLVTDFTDTANHAAGGATDGMIAIQMHYSDEETPRWVDGGFWRWRAIAVKEL
- a CDS encoding ThuA domain-containing protein yields the protein MKRLHNAAFVVLLAICVAPVHVAGSADQQPPEQAPTGQPPPDAERGPRRRGPQGPPSLPPFEKTILVLGAATGFQHDSISDGMVTIRNMGKDTGMWQAYLRTDYEWITKGKVGANGKNLDDFDALVFVNTTGRMELSDSQKQDLLSFVHDDGKAFVGVHAALDANYDWPEYAEMIGGWFDAHPWNTFDAPILLEDPTFPAVRHFPKAFTKRDEIYQAKQWSRDEVNVLLRLDETKLDYENNPRIRRTDRDFAVAWSKMYGKGRVFYSTLGHTNESWTDPDVTTMYFEAIKWALGLTEGSTESHPKVGPERTSP
- a CDS encoding dihydroxy-acid dehydratase (catalyzes the formation of 3-methyl-2-oxobutanoate from 2,3,-dihydroxy-3-methylbutanoate), whose product is MNDDDKQKYRSAAWFGKRDKDGFVHRSWMRGWPTDVLDGRPVIGICNTWSELTPCNAHFRDLADRVKRGIWEAGGFPVEFPVTSTGETNMRPTAMLFRNLVSMDVEESIRANPIDGVVLMCGCDKTTPALVMGAASCDVPAIVVSGGPMLNGKYCGRDIGSGTDVWRFSEEVKAGTMSLEGFMDAQTGMSRSTGTCMVMGTASTMASIVEALGLTLPHSAAIPAVDSRRAVLAHLAGRRIVEMVREDQRLSHLLTREAFENAIRVCGAVGGSTNGVIHLLAIAGRVGVDITLDDWDRLGRNVPTLLDLMPSGRYLMEDFYYAGGLPAIIRALGEHGLIHRDVVTVNGRTIWENCREASTWNTEVIRPFDRPLVAQGGLAVLRGNLAPDGAVLKPSAASPHLMRHRGRAVVFESIEDYNQRIADPDLNVDAQSVLVLKNCGPKGYPGMPEVGNIGLPPKVLSQGVTDMVRISDARMSGTAYGTVVLHACPEAAIGGPLALVQDGDVIELDVEVRRLHLAVSDEELQRRRSGWRALDPVMRGGYQGLYVEHVQQASAGADFDFLVGCRGHAVPRESH
- a CDS encoding c-type cytochrome; amino-acid sequence: MIRSSLWLVLLLAAGLTACHRTRADRKWPPDVQEVAEASIPLAPNEAMKTFYMPPGYSLELVASEPMIVDPIWIDMDPDGRLWVIEMRGFMPTADERNTTRAPVCRVVVLEDDDDDGAMDRSTVFLDDLVLPRSLKVLDQGVLIAEPPNLWLARDTDGDLRADSKELVRDDFGRYEGNPEHNANGLLWGLDNWIYTSEHDGHFRFERGKLEHHPTVRRGQWSLTMDDVGRVYRNWNEQPAFVDLLPGRYYARNPNLVRTRGSYELLMDPEEMTIWPVRPTRGVNRGYREGTLRPDGTLRTYVSAGTPTVYRGDRLPTELQGNLFVTEPAGNLVHRLVLVEEEGNLRAKNAYERGEFLASTDERFRPVNLLAAADGTLYVVDMYRGIIQEGQYQTEYLRNYIKTRKLDVPLGLGRIYRVVHESTRRDRKPALSKATPSELVALLSHPNGWWRDTAQRLLVERGETSVVPPLKRHASSATDHRTRLHALWTVDGLGAMDETTVARALTDRSPYVRASAIRLAERWLGEPDHPLQAAVLERLDDTDNAVRRQLAASLGALPEPMREKSLITVLERFGDDPVAVDAAISGLQGREAAVLETLLESTDELDDAVAMLAGALMREGEPAAIERIFQWAGQTGRASWQSEALLRGVEAALPGGAPGSAPSGGGRGRGRTAPAMALAHKPDALVRLAAAGRGGLSELAARVAARLDWPGKPNPTANASGGSRSPKKAPLTAEEEERFAAGREVYENLCVACHQTDGRGLPNVAPTLVGSRWAVGEPGHAIRIVLNGKEGQEMMPPLESLSNEQIAAALTYVRRAWGQTASPVDPALVKQVRALSADRTRPWTEEELLRIR